The following are encoded together in the Tepidiforma bonchosmolovskayae genome:
- a CDS encoding DnaJ family domain-containing protein: MSLEKAIESQIQEAMAAGLFDNLPGAGKPLRFDGNENDPNWLGHHILKNAGVLPEWLNLAREIERALERLGGIDDAHRRLCEQAAATGDWNGHRLAILHARQRYETLAREIRRMQDRFNLDAPGIRSERPAIWVEYHLERLDARIPESQRQLFA, translated from the coding sequence ATGTCCCTCGAAAAGGCCATCGAATCGCAAATCCAGGAGGCCATGGCCGCCGGCCTCTTCGATAACCTCCCCGGCGCCGGGAAGCCGCTCCGCTTCGACGGCAACGAAAACGACCCGAACTGGCTCGGCCACCACATCCTCAAAAACGCGGGCGTCCTCCCCGAGTGGCTCAACCTCGCCCGCGAGATCGAGCGCGCCCTCGAACGCCTCGGCGGCATCGACGATGCCCACCGCCGGCTTTGCGAACAGGCCGCCGCCACCGGCGATTGGAACGGCCACCGCCTCGCCATCCTCCACGCCCGCCAGCGGTACGAAACGCTCGCCCGCGAAATCCGCCGCATGCAGGACCGGTTCAACCTCGACGCCCCCGGCATCCGCAGCGAGCGGCCCGCCATCTGGGTCGAATACCACCTCGAACGGCTCGACGCCCGCATCCCCGAGAGCCAGCGCCAGCTGTTCGCCTGA
- a CDS encoding HAD family hydrolase, translating to MTVRAVLFDWDGTLAREGLGGVPAACAAVADYAARNLGVDARPADVERAFAAVLPHRAPDDGDRAPEICGILGQAFTWLGWPASAGDVEAAARLFFETACRGQHIYDDARAVLASLKYRGYRVGVVTNSIFAADYWRPLVNGLGLAGYLETFVSSADVGLAKPNPAPFRRALADLGIPPHEAIFVGDTPATDIAGARAAGLRAILIDRRGRRREAAGYLVIERLSALADVLGEGLSPLAGP from the coding sequence ATGACCGTCCGCGCCGTCCTCTTCGACTGGGATGGCACCCTTGCCCGCGAGGGCCTCGGCGGTGTCCCTGCCGCCTGCGCCGCTGTCGCCGACTACGCGGCCCGCAATCTCGGCGTCGACGCCCGCCCCGCCGATGTCGAGCGCGCCTTCGCCGCCGTCCTCCCGCACCGCGCCCCCGACGACGGCGACCGCGCCCCCGAGATCTGCGGCATCCTCGGCCAGGCGTTCACCTGGCTCGGCTGGCCGGCGTCCGCCGGCGACGTTGAAGCCGCCGCCCGTCTTTTCTTCGAAACTGCCTGCCGCGGCCAGCACATCTACGACGATGCCCGCGCCGTCCTCGCCTCCCTCAAGTACCGCGGCTACCGCGTCGGCGTCGTCACCAACTCCATCTTCGCCGCCGACTACTGGCGGCCCCTGGTCAACGGCCTCGGCCTCGCCGGCTACCTCGAAACCTTCGTCTCCTCCGCCGATGTCGGCCTCGCCAAGCCGAATCCCGCGCCCTTCCGCCGCGCCCTGGCCGACCTCGGCATCCCGCCCCACGAAGCGATCTTCGTCGGTGATACCCCGGCCACCGATATCGCCGGGGCGCGCGCCGCCGGCCTCCGCGCCATCCTCATCGACCGCCGGGGCCGCCGCCGCGAGGCCGCCGGCTACCTCGTCATCGAGCGGCTCAGCGCCCTCGCCGACGTCCTCGGCGAAGGGCTCTCCCCCCTCGCCGGGCCGTAG
- the rpsU gene encoding 30S ribosomal protein S21, which produces MSEVIVAEGEPFEVALKRFNKRVQQDGILSEARRREHYEKPSVKRKKKEAARLRKLRKKQLRSEARAAARR; this is translated from the coding sequence TTGTCCGAAGTCATCGTTGCCGAAGGCGAGCCGTTTGAAGTAGCCCTCAAGCGCTTCAACAAGCGCGTCCAGCAGGACGGCATCCTTTCCGAAGCGCGCCGCCGTGAGCACTACGAAAAGCCCAGCGTCAAGCGCAAGAAGAAGGAAGCCGCGCGCCTTCGCAAACTCCGCAAGAAGCAGCTTCGCAGCGAAGCCCGAGCCGCAGCCCGGCGCTGA
- a CDS encoding GatB/YqeY domain-containing protein, translating into MSLRDRIQADLADAMRTRDETRKSTLRMLLSAIKNAEIRTPPAGASDEELARMAELPPLVLDDAAVLALIQKQIKQRKESIEQFAKAGRQDLVEKESAEVAVLESYLPQQAGRDEIEAAARRVIAETGASSPRDLGKVMPILTREFAGRADGRTINEIVRSLLGS; encoded by the coding sequence ATGTCCCTCCGCGACCGCATCCAGGCCGACCTCGCCGATGCCATGCGCACCCGCGACGAAACCCGCAAATCTACCCTCCGCATGCTCCTTTCCGCCATCAAAAACGCCGAAATCCGCACCCCGCCCGCCGGCGCCAGCGACGAAGAGCTCGCCCGCATGGCGGAACTCCCGCCCCTCGTGCTCGATGATGCCGCCGTCCTCGCCCTGATCCAGAAACAGATCAAGCAGCGGAAGGAGAGCATCGAGCAGTTCGCAAAGGCCGGCCGCCAGGACCTCGTCGAGAAGGAATCCGCCGAAGTCGCCGTCCTCGAAAGCTACCTCCCGCAGCAGGCCGGCCGCGACGAAATCGAAGCCGCCGCCCGCCGCGTCATCGCCGAAACCGGCGCAAGCTCCCCGCGCGACCTCGGCAAAGTCATGCCCATCCTCACCAGGGAGTTCGCCGGCCGCGCTGACGGCCGCACCATCAACGAAATCGTCCGCAGCCTGCTCGGCAGCTGA